cgTTTGTGTAATGATCATTATGACTTGTTATGTGATGGTGGATAATGAATTGTGTGAATGTGAGATATTGTGTTGTACTTgagatttattattttgaacacgtgattaatgtgaaggtgtgaaatgtgattttgtgattaaatccttgagACAAAGTGATGTTCCACAATGAGTGTTAAAATGATGTCAATTGTGCTAAGTTGAGTTTGTTATACTTATACTATATATAAGTGTCTTCGTTTATTTCTACAtgtttaggaatgtgataacttactccccgtgtgttgtttgtgtttgaatctTATGATGATCTTGAACATTGTGTTTGTTGGAGCAGATGACTAtgtgaattgctttaagaaaTCTCGTGCTAGAGGACGTCAGGACACAGTACTCTAATAGGAtgttgtgaatgtatgtatacatgattttgatgatgtcaaaagaagaatcaaacaaggctcatttgcttcaagattaatacaagattgtttcaacaaacaaagccttgattcaagatttcttcaagatcaagccttgtcTCAAAATgaaaaggtttcaagtcatccaagacacatgtaatcgattaccaagacacatgaaagtgtgtaatcgattacacatcatatgtaatcgattaccagagattcggaacgttgggaattcaaattttaaatgaagagtcacaactgttcaagaaaaataactgtgtaatcgattacactaatgctataatcgattaccagagaggattttcaaggaatatcgccaacagttacatcttatcatttggattttgaatggccatcaaaggcctatatatatgtgtgatttGGGACGAAATTGGTAGAGAGTTTTGCTGGTCcagaatgtcttatcctctcaaaagaaaataagagagattCCAAGAAAACTTTATTATCAAATGCTctttcaaaagaaactcttgggcaaacacctGCAAATCTATTAAGAATTCATTCATGGacatcaattgtaatatccttctctttaagagagaattcttttttctttcttctcattcaaagagattgttTAAGGGACCGaaggtctcttaagttgtaaggaatgttgaacacaagggaagggttgtccctgtgtggttcagactttgtaaacggatttttacaaagggagtggaaaatctcaagtgggttgcttgagtattggacgtaggcacgaaatttgccgaaccagtataaaactgtgtttgcattctctctttccttatcttattgcaatcaattgtgtctttcatgtttaaagaacattattaaattgattgctgcttcttctgtATTTTGAGCCCATCTCTTTTAGAAGGGGATTAAAAGTTCGTTAGTGGAAAATTAATTCATCCCTTCGTAAGTTATTGAGACCACAAGATCCAACAGATGTGACATTGAGACATgagtttctattttaattgcatgatgtttcaaacatgccattttactttattttatttagctacttaacttgagttcttttgtaaacttgaacGACTTTATTTTGAGTTAGAAATGTTTTCATACCCTTAATTGacaagtttttaatttgttgattaATGTGAATGTGAACTTTTTACCCTCGTGAACTTCtttatgtttattgaataaaattattttatgtaattccgcattttcatgtattttattatataaatatgtatatcagGATAGAGAGTGTCATATTTTCCGATATGTTACTTCAAGTAACATTTTGTAAACCGCTAACTTCTTgtttctaactttttatatttatttttttcttaaaatatttttattagaaattttgaaatcttttctatttaaggttaaaaaaaaatatttttatcctttatataattttatattttttagctaCTCCAACTGATAACTTTATTAAACacttataattaaatgaaataacttcttaacttttaactaaattttttattatcagttAACTTTTGAGCTTCTAACTAATTTTGTTAaacattaacaataaaaaaagccGAAAAAGAGTCCATAGAGAAACAAACaatcaaaagaaattttttggAGACAATGCAGTCTATGATGATTATCATCAAGTTTATATCAGTGAAGTTTTGTTTGCTAATCACAATTtacatattaacaaaaaaagagagcaaagtTTAACTTTTTGCAATGTACACTCTGCAGATGCTAATATAATCGTGACAATGAAGGTGCTATTTCTGATGTGCTTTTGAGAGTATTTCAGAGAGTCCAAGTcatatattatttgattttacttttactttcaaATACATATGCGTCAACTTTTGTTTAGAGCTTTCAAAGGCATGAGTGTGCATGAGATTGGCCTAAATGGATTTGGTGTAGTGCAAATCTTCGAATTTGTCTCTCTTGCACTCAAAATGAGCCtcatagattttaattttttcccccTTCGATTATTTTCagaaatatcatttaattttaaagttgaGCTTACatgaaaatagatttttttaatctaaaaattatttaatccaaaaaaataatgtttattttaattttcaaatttatattacTTAAACCCTTATTTAGAAAACCCTTTTAGTGATTAACCCTAATTTTGCAAATACGCTCCATCTCTATACCTCTCTAAAATTTCTTAATAGCTGGGgttctttatcaatttaattttgttagctCTGTGTCCTTGATTATCATTGACAAGGATTTGCTAAATTCTGGGAGGCTTACATACTTGTACACACAAGTCTTTGAAGACATTATTATAACTATTACACATCTCAGATTTTTCCACTTGCATATTTTTGGCTACGATAGTTACAAATTCTAAGATCGTATCATGGGCAATACGGCATGGATTCAGATATTCTCGTATTGTTAAGTAACattatattaaaagaataatagaCCCAAAGTTAATTATGGTAAGtttttatttgacaaaaaatgactttttctttctaaaataatcataattactCATTTCGGCATGACTTTGCTTGCTGCTGCTAACATTTTGTATCTGTTACTGGTTTCCAATTTCCATGccttttgtctctctttctctctctcagtCTCACACACAGAAGGGCAGGAAAACACTCTCAGTCTCACTAATCACAACGATAAGAttctgttttatttgttttgtgttgAAAGAAACTTCGGTTACTTTCTGACAAGATTATAAAATGTTACCAACCCCAATATGCATGCATTGGTTCCATATACTATGAGAGGTGCGGCAGCTCATTCATTAATTGGTGCATTAAGAATATCAGTAAATGGTTCGTTTAATAAGTTTTCATATTGATATATGTGCCTATACCAaactttatttcatttaattagttTAACTAATAATTCATTGGTTTGAAAGTCATATTGAATTCGATAGctttaaataaagttttaggtTCCAACCTTTTGTCTATGTATACTCTGAatcaataatatcattaaaaaaataccaaactTTAAAGCTCAATAACACAAGTTCTAGCTTGTTGCATCTCtcttcataaattataaattttggtaAGCTGTTTGACCTGCTGCTAATAAATTTCTGTATAATAGCTGAAGTTTGTACTGTAACTAGCTGTTCTAGGagagtatttaataaaaaatatattattttaaaatataaaatttttagtcTCCCAATTTCTATGTTCACTTTAGTGATAGTAGACATATTAATAAATACTGTAATTAGGAAGTCATATTCGACTTTATTTTTAGTGATCTTGTCTCTGGCTCAAACATAATCATAATTGTttccaagaaaaaatatttgtaaaaaaataaatgacctTATCTCATGACACATTAATTAGATACGTTTGCACTAATTTTGAGGTCTTGAAATTAGTAGAATTTTGGTTCGCATTGGATTATTGAATGAAACAGTCGTACAAAGCTCTGGTTTACATTATTAAAGCCACAAGTATGTCTGTCAGTTTCCTTTAGAAAATTGACACTCCTAATGGTTTTGCTCGATCAGAGAGgctaatttctaattaattatttctgtTTGTGTAGATCGGAGTCAGATACTTAGATTAGGGACTCCCAACAAAGGGAAATACTAAAATAGAAGGACATTGGTTCTCCAGGTTTAACCAAGCCACAAGTCAAACTAGAAAGTTGAAACTTCGTGACATATCAGAAAGTGCGTCAGAAACTCAGAATTTAGAAGTTGCAAGAGCCAAAActggttttaagttttaatatatatagtgCACTGTGCACCCATCTGATATATATGGAATTAATAAAGCAGAAcagatcttttttattttttacatttttattgagATGCAGGAAAAAAAGATATAGaagttttttttcattcaatcaTCTATAACCTgattaatgtttaatttaaaaaaaaacctgatTAATGGAAACATGATAAACTGTTCTAGTGTCTACATTTTTTTTGGACTTCTTTATCTTTCAATTGATATAGTAAACCATCTCACTATTATGTTTTAACATCTCAATTCAGTGCtgtgcaaaaataaaaaacatctgAATTCAGCGACTTTTCCTTCACTAAGCTAcccaatatataaaaaagttatactaattgttcaatttccaaaaaataaaaaaattggacaaATAAACgtgcatatttatattttccacTAAACTAACAATGATACAAGTAATAAGGACTTGTGCCTCTCAATAAAGtattttagaatttgaattacaaaaattaatcaacaaatatttaataagtttGTTCTATGTCaagaaatatttcaaattaattatgacatTATAAAGGAAATTTCACTTACCATATACatgcaaattaaattaaaataaaaatagagggTGGGCATATTCTATTGTCAACTTGTAAAAGCTCTTTCCATCTTTTATTTATGGTCAAAGATGGGGAAAAAGAAAACAGTGTTCATAAAAGGGTATTATTTGTCTAATGCAAAATATGTGTACATAGTAGTAGTATTAACTAAACAAGCATGCAAATATCTATACCCATTATTGTAACTACAtagagacattttttttatgctcTTCCCTACGTGTATAGCACCCTCTCCAATGACAAAAGGCAGGGCACTTTTTCCCACCAAAGTCATTGACAATGCAAGAATTGGTTGTATCCAAGTTTCTCTATGAAATTAGACAAAAGATAGCCCACCAAAACCAGTCACTTCATAACAAAAAACATACACTGGTTCTTCCTTTGACAATAAACTTTCAGCCCTTTTGAGGCTGCTTTTCTATAAGTGCGTTTTCCTTTTTATTCCAAGTGACCAAACTCACtgtgttttcttcttcaatcttcCCGGACGTTGGTAGCATCGCCTAGTGGAGGGGTCATGAGGGGTAACACTATAAATACGTGCtgcaattattaatatattttttacattcttaAAATTATCTGTAAATTATGTAGCGATATGTTGAAACCACTATAAATGGAGTCAGTCTCATATTTCTCAAgtaaaatcttaaatttaactcttttagataaaaaaatgtaattgtattttttttaattaaaaacgaacaactaaattttccaaaaaaaaatagtttttgacaaaattagtaaattttttggaccaatattaaaatttcttgtATAAGATAGTAACTAAGtatatcctttattttttttgtctatataGCATTATAATTCTTTAGACAAATGTGGCCAATAGTTAGACTAAATACTTTCAAGATTAGGTAGTGAAGTTATTACCAATCGGTTTCACCTGCCATTGTAATAGGAGGATCGTGTCAAGTAGTCTAATTGGTAGGtaaaatttgtttgtgtttagtACTACTATAAACAATTAGGGGCCATGTTTCACTTTAAACTAAACTAAGTGATAAATTTACCTTTCTTTAATGAAGTCGAGggcaaaagaaggaaaaacaaaaatgacttGATCAAACTTCAAGGATACTACACTTTTACCATTTAAACCAAATGATAGTAAATGATTTGTGAGATGCATCACATGACATGGGAGTTTGCTCTTGGAAGGGCATAGAAAAGAAATCAAGTGCACGAGTGGATGGAACTGTGTGCACCATTTGTCCAACAAAACTGGCATCTTAATCACCACTCTGTATTTTGTCACTATGTTCCATTCTAAACGGTGAAGGTCTCAGCTTTTAGACACTGCTATAAGATAAAGGGAAAAACCAAACTGATGTGCTTCTTTTAATGCGATGCATAAAGCCAACCAGCACAAAAGCTTCAAAGTTGATGCCTTTAAAATGCATGCAATACATTTGCATCATTATTGTTGATAGCATAATCTGCAATACCACATACCTCAGTTTGCCTCCATGTTTCTTGTCTTATCATTCTTTTCTAATCCCCAAGTTTTACTTTGAAAATACATTCTACAAAAGCTATGACATGATTTTCCTCCTTTTAATGAAATGCCAAAAACCACAGCAACTTTTTCAAAGGCTTCCAAAAGGGTGTGGTTTGGTTAGTCATGTGAGAGTGTGACTagtcaaaaactaaaaaaaagggtCTTATGAGGTTCATAGATTGTTTGTCAACAGAAGTACAACATAAATATActcttgttcttttctttataccATAGACCATAGCAGTTGAAAATAACATTAACCTGACGTATATTAAAAAAGGACAATGTGTTTTTGGAATTGAAATAGATATAACTGAGTGAGGCTGTTTGGATTTTGAACCACCAAACTTGGTTCAGCTTTCCAAAAGCTTGTCTGTGTGAGAAGTCTCATTCCATCAGAGTGGAGATTCTGCTACTTGTAAGCGCAGCTATGctttaaaattaatgtatttcGGATGTTTCTTCCTATTTTGACAATGTCACATTTATGAAACTTTGTCAATATCTGGTCCTGGCGTCTGCAGCATTTAATGGTTTTTTGGTGCATTTATTGTCAGTGTTTAAGCCAATTCTGACACTAACATGCATGAAATAAAGTGGCGCGATTCTGGTTCCAAGCAATTCAAGTTCATGGACCCAACAGTTTCAATTTCAAGTCACAAGCGCTCCAACAGGTTTTTGCAGACACAATTCGTGTCCTACTTTCAACATtttctattctttctttttctaagtTTGTGTCTCTGTCTCATTTGAGCAACTTTTTGTCTTTCTAAACCAAATAAATTCAAGAAAGAGTGGCAGTGACACACATCATCataatcttcttcttcttcagtaTATTCACTTTTGAACCAAATGGTTTTTCAAATTATCCAGAATTTTTGCTTCTTCAGATATATGTTACTAAATATAGGTAATCTTACATTGTTTCACAAGATCATAACACTATATTAACCTAACAGTTTATAGTTTCTAATACTGAATCTCACATTCCTTGAATACATATAATCATTAGTAAGTAGTTTAAAAAAACAAGGTTCAATTCCGTTGTCTACAATGCCAAAATTGGTCCCATAAGGAAGTTTTTTGCAGGCTAACAGGATCAATGTTAACTTTAATGATGCTATGTGCTTCATTCcctatttttgacatttttgttAATGTTTGGCAGTGACCCAATGAAGAGGAGAGTCATGGGAGATGGATTAGGGAGCATCAGTGAAGCTTCTTGTCAGCCTGAAGTGGTATTTCTCCATCCGCCTCTCTCAGACCGTCTTTACCTTCTTGCTGCATATTTCTGAGCATTATATTGAGCATTTTCCTTTGATTTATTAGCCCAGATTTTAGTATTCTCATAAAAGAATGTCTTTCAGATCATAGAAGCAAATACTTATACTCTTAgtaattttctctttcttttatattaCCAAAGGATCCGGGGGAACTAAAGCAAAACATTGAATCCAAGAAGAGGCAATACCATAATATGGATCTTCAAAGTTCTTTGACTCAAGAGGTACAGTTCGTAGTAGTAAGCTTATGACTAGAGTCGTTTTTGAGTATTTCTAGTAACATTAGAATTGTCCTAGTTAGACATGGCTTAGATAAGCCTTGAGTCAAAGAATTCagtattcatttttatttatttgcactTGGTTGATAGCTTTTCATAATATATAGTTTTTGTATATCTGAAGATTCTTCAGCTTCAAAAACGACTACAGCAACAATTCGTGATACGGCGCGCATTAGAGAAAGCATGTTATGTGCCTTTTTCACAGGATGCTACAATAGAAAATTCAATACCCAAGGTACAGTTACATGGAAGTACAGTTTTACTgtcaattgaaatttttgatCTTGCTTCTGACTAACAATTATATACATCTCTTGTGTAATTTTAGGCTGCAAAGGAACTGATTAAGGAAATTGGAATATTAGAATTAGAAGTTGTGCATTTGGAACAATACCTACTTTCTTTGTATCGGAAAAGATTTGATCAACAAATTTCAACTCTATCAACCAAGGAAAGAAGATTGGAATTAGCTTCAGACACTAATCAAGGAACATCCGCAGTGCCTGGAAATGATGCTATCTCTGACAAAGAAATTTCAGTTGTGCACTGTAGTAATGTCATTTCACCCAGAAATTCATCTGGGTTTAAGCTTAAGGAATGCAATAACCAGTTGGGAGCAGAAACTGGTTTAGACTCTAGTATTCATCGATGTCACTCCACACTATCTCAACGAACAACATGCTCAATTGAAGCTTCTCCTGGGAACATTGAGACCAAAGCTGTTGTTGACTCTTACCATTCTCTACCATTATCCATGTTGGAGGTAAAGTATAATGAAAACCAGAAAAGTGGTGGCATCCTTTTATTTCTTATGCATACCTCTCTAATATCTGGCTTCCAAAATTTATTTCACCAGCAAGCTCAGTATGCTAAATCAAGTTCAACCAGCCTGGCAGAGCATCTTGGGAGTAGCTATGTTGCTAATGTTCCAGAAACACCAAATTGGCTTTCTGAGGAGATGATTAGGTGCATATCGGCTATATATTGTGAACTTACAGAGCCACCTTCTCTTGGTCATAAAAATGCTCCATCACCTATTTCATTCTCATCTTCTGGTAACGAGTTATCTACACAGAGCCAGTGTACTAAGAAGGGATCACATTGGAAGGAGCATTCATCCTTCAATTTAAACTCCACTAACCCTTTCCACGTCAGAGGGTCCAAAGAATTTAGTGGACCTTATTGCTCTATGATAAGGATACAGCAATTATGCACAGATagtcagaaattaaaagaaattgagTACATGCTACGAAGGTTTAGGTAAACCATCTTATAGTGcgtattttttatcttgttttattcaaattcatAAGTTTCCCTTCTAAATGATCTGTTAGTTGGATGGAGAATACGATGAAAATTGTGCACCCCGATGTGTGTGATAGAATAACTACATATCCTACTTTCTTGCAGGTCACTTGTTTCTCGGCTGGAAGATGTTAATCCTAGAAATATGAAGCATGAAGAAAAACTTGCCTTTTGGATTAATGTGCACAATTCCTTAGCAATGCATGTAAAATTTCTAAATCTCTAATCTTCTTTATCTCATGCATTGTATTGCTCCAAATCAGTGAACCAACGCTATCATGTTGTCTGTCCTCCACAGGCCTTATTAGTTTATGGAGTTTCAGCCAACCATGTTAAAAGAATGTCTTCGGTACTGAAGGTAAGTTTCTCATTCATAAAACTCCAGGGAATTGGCTGGTATGTAtgaatttttactaaaataagcCAGGATATTTCAGGCCGCATATAACATTGGGGGACATACTCTAAGCGTAGACCTGATACAGAACTTCATTCTGGGATGCAGATTGCCTCGCCCAGGACAAGTAAATCTGATTTCCAGAATCTTCTGAGACTGCTGCATATTTCATTTTACATAGTAAAATTATTAGTTTAGCATAGATCAAATACTATTGTCCATACACCTTTGTTAACACAGTATTGCACCTTTCTTTTTCTACTAGTGGCTGAGGTTGTGGTTTCCTTCAATGACAAAACCAAAGGTTAGAGATGCAAGAAAAGGATATGCTATACATCGTCCAGAACCTTTATTACTCTTTGCTCTATGCTCAGGAAGCCATTCTGATCCTGCGGTAGACTTCTGGTCTTTTTGTACTTATTTCATATTTGTCAATGTTGATATGTACTCTGATACatataatgaaagaaaatatgaaataacggaactaatttaaaaatatttatttcacaactcaaaataaaacttttcaacGGAATAAAAGGTCCACATTCACAATTTAATCAGTTAAAACTTATCAGTAAGAATATAAAAACGAGTTTCAGCTCCAAACAAATATTGTACCGGTATTATAATTGAAATTCCAAtgagaaacataaaaataaatcatgttcaaCTACATATCTCAAATAGCATAtgataaaaacaacataaaaccCTAAGGTCCGATGTCACATCCAATCAGAGCATAATGTCCTCTTGTAGGTAGCATAAGGTTCTCCATAATCATTCACTTAACTATCTTCTCCCACAAACATAAGGTTTGAGATAATCACAAGATCTAAGCACAAACAATAcacaaggagtgagttatcacattcataAACATGTAAAGATAAACAAAagcacatatatataatataagtataacaagttTAACTTAACACAATTTACATCATTTTACCACTCATTGCgtaacatcacttgtcccaaggatttaatcacaaaatcacattccgcaccttcacattaatcacGTGATCAAAACAACACATCCCAAGTACAACacaacatctcacactcacacaattcattaccCACCATCACGTAACAAGTCACAATAATACACAAACGTTATGCAACAAATTCACTAAGacttaatcatatatataatgtagTGTCATGTCATTGAAAAACCTTATTGGGCGCCTAAGAGTATATGATAAGACAAATCACACACCGGTAAATCATGTCACTCTCAATAGGTAAAATCATTGGGAGACCAGTCATGATCACGTTGTTTTACGAGAATGTGTCAACCATGTGAGATCGACACAGGCTTAAAGGAGTACTCAAACCAAATGTATTTACCcctaaggcctagactccgaagagtctGACAGGACctttccctcctgattcaggttcaacccaaaaaacattttaacatgtagactttatctatgaactatacaaaacacacaacttctcaattgttttcaaaataattttaatttgtcgCGTTTCAAAGTGATTAAACTAGTTGAATTCCCACAATGAATCCTATTACAATAC
The nucleotide sequence above comes from Glycine soja cultivar W05 chromosome 11, ASM419377v2, whole genome shotgun sequence. Encoded proteins:
- the LOC114375134 gene encoding uncharacterized protein LOC114375134 isoform X1 — encoded protein: MHEIKWRDSGSKQFKFMDPTVSISSHKRSNSDPMKRRVMGDGLGSISEASCQPEVDPGELKQNIESKKRQYHNMDLQSSLTQEILQLQKRLQQQFVIRRALEKACYVPFSQDATIENSIPKAAKELIKEIGILELEVVHLEQYLLSLYRKRFDQQISTLSTKERRLELASDTNQGTSAVPGNDAISDKEISVVHCSNVISPRNSSGFKLKECNNQLGAETGLDSSIHRCHSTLSQRTTCSIEASPGNIETKAVVDSYHSLPLSMLEQAQYAKSSSTSLAEHLGSSYVANVPETPNWLSEEMIRCISAIYCELTEPPSLGHKNAPSPISFSSSGNELSTQSQCTKKGSHWKEHSSFNLNSTNPFHVRGSKEFSGPYCSMIRIQQLCTDSQKLKEIEYMLRRFRSLVSRLEDVNPRNMKHEEKLAFWINVHNSLAMHALLVYGVSANHVKRMSSVLKAAYNIGGHTLSVDLIQNFILGCRLPRPGQWLRLWFPSMTKPKVRDARKGYAIHRPEPLLLFALCSGSHSDPAVRLYTSKRVFEELLCAKEEYIQSTITISKEQKLVLPKMVDSFAKNSGLGASDLVEMVKPYLPDSQMKSIQEFQSKTSWKSIELTHHNFTFHYLISKELAW
- the LOC114375134 gene encoding uncharacterized protein LOC114375134 isoform X2, yielding MKRRVMGDGLGSISEASCQPEVDPGELKQNIESKKRQYHNMDLQSSLTQEILQLQKRLQQQFVIRRALEKACYVPFSQDATIENSIPKAAKELIKEIGILELEVVHLEQYLLSLYRKRFDQQISTLSTKERRLELASDTNQGTSAVPGNDAISDKEISVVHCSNVISPRNSSGFKLKECNNQLGAETGLDSSIHRCHSTLSQRTTCSIEASPGNIETKAVVDSYHSLPLSMLEQAQYAKSSSTSLAEHLGSSYVANVPETPNWLSEEMIRCISAIYCELTEPPSLGHKNAPSPISFSSSGNELSTQSQCTKKGSHWKEHSSFNLNSTNPFHVRGSKEFSGPYCSMIRIQQLCTDSQKLKEIEYMLRRFRSLVSRLEDVNPRNMKHEEKLAFWINVHNSLAMHALLVYGVSANHVKRMSSVLKAAYNIGGHTLSVDLIQNFILGCRLPRPGQWLRLWFPSMTKPKVRDARKGYAIHRPEPLLLFALCSGSHSDPAVRLYTSKRVFEELLCAKEEYIQSTITISKEQKLVLPKMVDSFAKNSGLGASDLVEMVKPYLPDSQMKSIQEFQSKTSWKSIELTHHNFTFHYLISKELAW